In Sebastes fasciatus isolate fSebFas1 chromosome 8, fSebFas1.pri, whole genome shotgun sequence, the DNA window GTGCAAAGTGTGCAGTCTTCTCCTGACTAAATGTCTCTCTGACTCCACAGCCTAAAGTGATGTGTGTTGGGAAGGAGGACATTCCAGAAAGTGATGCTGTCAAGGCTGCAATCAAAACAGATGACTGTGTGAGTAAGACCACATTGAAACAAGAGGAGAGAGCTGAGCCCGGTTACCTTCTAGTGACTCGTTCCTTTTACAGAAACCTTATCTGGCCCCCGACACCTTGGGTCCAGAGGAAGTGGCTTACTCCACTTAGAGGAAGAAgattaatgtgttttaaagcGTTACAGTTGGAAATATGGCCCTGATAAAGGCGGATCTTTTCTCAGACATTCCTCAGGTGTTGTAAATCTTGAGACTGTGTTCCTGGCGGCAGACAAATGAAGAGGAGGGCTAAtgttccctctcttcctctgggGTCCTTaagaaaaaaggagaaataaCAAGGGTGTGGCTTCATTTAATATTGCAGCCTTTTAAGGGGACATATcaggctcattttcaggttcatacttcaTACTTTtgggtttccactagaacatgtttacatgctttaatgttcaaaaaacactttattttttcatactgtctgtctgaatatatctgtattcacccacagcctgcatgtgacataggaagcgaagccaaatctgaatggcttgttgaatcacatccTCTGataaaaaactgactgggtcatcttatttcacagtttgtgggttggtaagTTCTCCAGATACCCAAGTATATGTagacaagcactgaaaaagtgagttttccatgatatgtccccttcaATACAGGAGCATTTAAGGCTTTTTACATCAGGAATGGGTGAGGCATCTATGTCAAATACTCCAAGCTTTAGTAAATGTCATATTTGGAGCCATCTTAGTATATCATTATAGATTTACCTTTCACtgttaaagatagggtcgacgatgttggaaagctagcataatttgaaagtagcatggcgtcaggagctccgtctaaacccagTGATTAGTAGAcgttttacaggattacagcagctacagatgacggctcttttccggtcctttttcagagcgcagcagtaatggatcgctgtcggggtgtaaagaccatttcaaccaatagaacaaatagtgtatactggagaacatcgttaACCCTGCCTTTAACACCTAATTGTGGGCGCAGTTGTTAGATaacggctgtggctcagagggtagagcaggttgtccaccaatcggaaagtcgatggttcgatccccagctgctccgggtcacatgtcgatgtgtccttgagcaagacacttaaccccaaattgctcccggaggcatagccatcggtgtgtgaatgagtatttagattaaatcctgatgggcaccttagtagcctctgccatcagtgtatgaatgtgtgtgtgaatgggtgaatactgacatgtagtgtaaagtgctttgagtggtcggaagactagaaaagcgctatataagtccaagtccatttaccatttaccataatGCCTCAAAACCCATTAAACACATGGAGACCTATCTTACACCCGGCACAAAGCGGTACACAGCGCAGCGCaactgtcattgctagtttcagactgAAGCAGTTGTCATTTCCACGGCCAGCTCCCAAGTTGTTTAGgtagcaaatgtacttgcgcCCATCCGTGCACCCATGGGTGTGTTAGTCTTAAATTGAAGTCTGGTCAGGCAcattgctatcttgaggcagcagaaagtgATTGTAAAGTCATGCACAGTATTgtcctgctatttaaagggtgcaacattcagatagtaagatgcGTCTACATAATGCATGGTTCACAAAATGCATACACTGCTTGTTACAAACACAGGGACGCACAGCAGCGCTCCTCCTCTCAGTTAAATACAGTGTCGGCACtagaacaatgtttttatttatgtcaaGGAAAATCCTAAATTCAGGCGGCAGGTGACAATTCAGAATATAATGGAACATAAAGAAGTAAGGCTCTCAGGCATTCTGTATTGTTCAACCTGCAGCGCGCTCTCAGCGCTCCTCCGGTCACTGACCAGACCAGAGAGATCACGCTGCACACAGCCTCTGTGGCATCTCCTCTCATCATCCctttgtgtgtgcgagtgtagacgtacagtaggctacttcaaagtttcctcagcagaaaatGGCCCCCACTTCTCCAATTCGACAAATCCGCCTTTTAAATGACAATGTGCCAGGTGCAGGCACGcctggcttttaaagggaatgggagacGACACTCTGATTGGTTCAATTCCTGTTAcccccaaaacacacctatgtTTAataaagagactaaatacaacccctttgccctTTGCGCTACACTTTGCCCCCAGATTATGTGCCGCTTCACTtgcaaaagtggagttggacatgccctaaatgcactttagaccatgtGTAGATCGTTTAAATAGGGCCCATGATGTTCAAATACAAGCCATAACATTATACAGTATGCCAGTCCAGGTGCACAGAGccgaagcagcaggtcagatcccagtcCGCATATTTTAGTTAGCCTCTATTTGGTCATTATTACTGTGTCATCCACAGAGCCAGGGCCATCTGCAGAAGTCATCTGTCCAACTCAACCTGAAACTAAACATGGACTAGTGCCAGAAGCCTTAGCCAGCTGATGATTAGTTCAAAATGCACgtaggagaaaaaaacaagattctTCTCTTCAGGCATGAGTGAGTGAATGGCATGACCAACCTTGATAAAGGAACAGCCTGTATCAATGGAACAAATTGAATAAAGCAGAAATTCTCTGTAGTAGTGGAAAATATGAAAGATGTTTCTCAAACTCATCAGTCGCTATAAAAGGCAGTGTTtgatacaacaaaataaaaaacacattgttttcctTCTTCATGCATTATTTCGGTATCAAATGAAATCGTTGTGTTGATTCAAGTGCAAACCAATTGTAACCGGAGGAGGCCACGTAAGGTCAAGCAAAGCAGCGTATGAGACAACGTAGGATTCCTGAGAGCAACATGTGATGGGTCACAAGTGACGCCGACagatggagaagagaggagattcCATTCCACTGTTTTGCCGTTCAGCCCTCCAGAGTTTCTTCCTCCCTGCCTCAAAGATCTGGGTGTTACGGCAGAGTCCAGCTGTGGGCCCACTCCCAACTAACTGAGGATTCAGGGTTTGCTCACAGTGGTCTTCTGGGAGCACTGAGAGCTGTCTGGCTCACATTATAGAAAATGAAGAGTGTTCCCAAGTCGCAGGGCCTAAAGTTGTGCAACGAGGTGATTTCATAGTTCGGGGTTAAGGTGGGAAAAGGAAGGTGTGGTCGGCGAGTTTTCCATCCAACTGCATTTTGTCTCCATTACTCACACAAAGGCCTACGTGCGCTGATGGTCAGAGGGGAAAATCCAGGAACACAACTTGGATTGTTGGCTCCGATGATAACCCAAACAAGATAAAATGCCTATACTCTGTGTAAGCTGTACACTGGCTTTGTGAAATTGGTTCAGGCTTTTGCAAGTTTTGAGTTAAGTTCATGCTCAATTTGCCCCAATCGGGGgatttgtgtttttcaaaatataCGTAGCAAGAGTTATTGTTATTGATGCACTTTGAGAATCATGATCTCATGAAACATGCTGAAACAAGTATGTATTGTAAATTTGCCTTTGACATCCAAATCCTTTCTTATAGGAAACAACTAAACGCATCATTCTGGAGAACCCTGCAGGCTGGTGCAGCAAGGAAAACTGTAATCTAAAAATCTTCCAAAACGGCAAGACGGCGCTGTTGGCCAGTGATGATGGTGGGTACTGATGGCATCCATCATCAATTCCATTCATTTGTGACACTTAAGGTTATTATACATTCTTGTGCTGCTGTGTTATAGAAAATACTATATAGACCTGATTAATGAAGTACTGATGTATTTCTAATATCTACTGTCTCTGCAGCTACCTTGGCTACTTTGGCTGAAGCACTCGAGAGTGAACAATTGAAAGACAAGGTAAGAGAGCACTAGATGCTACCAGCTTGAATATGATGGCATGGAGGTGACTAACCATGAAACCCACAAGTTATTCACAGCAAGGCCTACAACAGAAATCCTTATCCTATGTCACAATTTCATCTTACAGTACATACTaattctatacagtatatactaaaTACTATTCATCATAGAATATTATTTTAACATACATTCGTATACAAAAAAAACCAACATACTTTACCATTTTATATTAACAGGAAATGATCAAATATGTTATACGACATCAAACCAACAACAGACCTACTGACACAACAATTACAAAGTGACACTAAAAACTACAtggagacaaaaaaacacagacagatgcGTAACGACTACAAATACCCacaaaagaagaacaaaaagagGCTATGCAGGAGGTGGTGGGGCCTTTTGCATGTCTGTGCCCAGGGGCCTGTTGTCTCATAATCCACCCATGGTCACTGCCAGTTAAACGTCACAAAGAAAATGCTTCAAATATAATACTtttgtttctgttctgttttgtttgatCCTTCTAGAGCTACAATTTATTCACAACTCacaatatatttcatgtttttgtagCTGTGAGAAGCTCCTCCATTTCCTTTGTGCATTGCACAGTGTCCACCAACAGACCAATGACTTTATATGGTTTCGAATTCACACTCATATATCTTTTGACCGTGACCTTATGTCTTCAACTTGTTTCCAGCTGGGTGTGACAAAGACTGAGACCCCATCATCATCAGGTTCCTCCGTCTTTGTGGGAATACTGGTCACTGGTCTGCTCGCCGCCCTCGCCATCACTGTAGGTTACCTTAAATGCCAACGCAGGACTGATACCAAGGGAGTGAGGCTGGTAAGCACATtttctgtactgtactgtatgttgccACTCTGGACCTCATTAACTTATTGTTCTGGTGTACATGTTGATGCTGGCTCTACAGGAGTTGCCTATCAGTGGTGCATCATTCAGCACAAAGCCCATGAATTGAAAATCATTGCATAGATTTTGCCTTTTCCACTGCAGACCCTGCATAATGCTTGCTCGATCATGTTTGCAATGGTTCTGATTTGTTCACCTGAAAACATCTTATTATTCTATTTCTAACACTAATTTGAGCAACCTTACATAATGACCTGTAGGTGTGTTTatcataaatatgtaatttcgTCACCATGTGTTCTGCAGGTTTCTGCAGTCACATCCCTCATTATAGATTCAGTAACACTATGCATAGATTTTCTCAGGCAAGGTTCATGTGTTACTGCATCTGAAATCAAAACAAGCACATTTTGGAATCAATTGCTGCCAATGCTTTAATTAGGGAATGTTGCTGGCCAGCTATCACAGAGAATACcccgagaaagagagagcgtgCGTTATCCAAAGACCCACGCCCTGCTCTCTGCTGTCTTATTCATCTGCAGAGCTCACTGTTTCATCTACTAGCCAGACACAGCTGTTTCTCTGAACCACTCACAGTATCACATGATAGAGGAACCACATTAgaggatgtgtttgtgtgcgtttaGAAGCAATAGTGGAAGGGTGTGGGGGGTTGGTGGACACATCTGTGTACTTTATGTGCATGACAGAACTGTGTCTGATCGTCAAATCAAATGCTTCATTTTGGACTTCCTCGGAATATTTAATCCAAGGACCTAGCACAGTGAAGCTGTACTGATGTTTTCATCTTTtaatatgctgaaagaaatACATGGGAAAAAAGGGATTCTCCATTATGGCTGCTATGTTAGTGTTAGAGACTTTAAGGgctctctgtaagaatcagaaatgtcttgttaacagtgacacctgtgggcATTCAGTCAACAACAGTCAGCGTCGTGTTGCTCGCGCTCATGCTCGCACTACcaacacacacgagactgaacgtgattgacaggcatcatgttgattaacgttagcaacattagcagctaaaaccacaatatcactttatatttcacctgcttggcagtaatgttcgCTGACCAGACGAACGTCCCTCCATGAATGGAAGGCCCGgctgatgttgatcctagtgttaacttttcctgcttcggcctcccgaccgtggtcagaagacaGCGGACacaccgtagctttggtctcctgggccggagtcgataacgtaacTTGCTCCGGATTTAACCctcgtcactccactcagcagcaggaaacaggacacgggaaacctctgttggtctggaggagctgcagcatttatttctgcacaaacggcaacttccactgaacattcactgattttctcaaagctaaactaactcttgttttctcacagactcgccgccgccgctctctctcttttgcttcaccactcaatTGCCAtgctcttcacacacacacacactcttcgcactggctctgctattctctaATTGACCTATGCTACTCCCACACTAGTTTTCCCCGGATTTCGATCATAttactgttttgcaagacgggcttcaggAGATATAACTGGTTTTTTTGCGCCTCTGTTGAGTTTGTGTTGAAGTCTGAGCTATGGTAGGGGCTGATCGTTTGTTgtcgttagcggactccatttctaaccgaacgttagctatggttgcacactgttagcctaaagcggagctgaagagagtaaaggcactcACGAGCGCGCATGACTTCCCAACGGgtgttcttcacattaaaagcagtctacaggctgatagaggaaacccagaaaggcAGGTCTCATTTtgtaggttaggttacaaccttttcacacaaaaaattattaaaaaatgttagtACATATAAAAACTTGCAAACAAACTTCCCTTTAATACACATGGCTCTAATGTACACATTCATAAAAAAGAGGGGGCTGCTGCTTAACAGCTAGTTCAATATACCTACAAGCAATACGTATCCTGACACCCAGATGTTGTTGACATTTCCTATCTATCCTTTCCATGATGAGTTGTTCATTTGTGCTGTATTTGCAGGCAGAGGAGGCCTATCCAGCAGATCAGGAGAACCAGGGGAACACTCTTGTGTCTGTGGCCCCTCTCAACCCCCCTCCGGAAACCCCGGAGAAACCCAGCGTAAACGGAGAGACCCCGGAGGCTGACAAGACCcagactcctcctcctcccaccaacGGCCACTCCACCACCAAGACAGCAGACACTGAGCTGTGAAATAGTCTACTAATCATTGCAGCCCAGGAACTACCCCTACAAACACAACcatccacccacacacaaacacacacacacacatacacacacacacacatatgcctATGCAaactccctcctccctcccttctgaATCCTCTCCTGCCCAACCACAGAGAGTCCACAGCAAAGTGGACATCAGGGACTAGAACAATTTCCTACATCAACGCTCCTCTTGTTATGGTCCCATGCCTCACTCTCTTTGGCTATGTGCCTCAATACACATCAGGAAAACTAGTctgacgatgacgatgatggtggtgatgaatgatgttgatgatgacgaAGGCTCAGTCCCTGGGTTGTTGACGGCAGTCAGgctggaggagagacaggagatgGGCTGTTCTGGGTGGGATAGAGTATATTTTAGCATTAGTCAGCACTGGTTCCCATGATGACTGCAGCCTCTGGAGTCACACAGCAGAGTCTCTGCATGTCATCaggtttaaagaggacatatcacgctcattttcagtttcatacttgttttttgcggtttccactagaacatgtttacatgctttaatgttcaaaaatcacattatttttctcatactgtctgtctgaatatacctgtattcaccctctgtctgaaacgctccgttttagcgcctgtttCTTTAACatccccctcccgaaaaagcccagtctgctctgattagcttgcgagaaaaatattaGGGCTACCCCCTCTTATGGTACGAGTCCACAGTGGCGTTTTTTTAGCGCGAGGGAtcacctcgcttcccagcatggAACCAACCGGAACcgacatggcggctcgtttggaaactttcttctcttatatcagtaaaatagttcactgaaatatTTTTCTGAATACACTTTTTGTGgaaaataagccatgcagttgctgaatctgtctttaattTGGATCGataacggttagtttaaaagtttctcaggcgagtcgcgccggacgcaactgatttgcataaagtagcctcaactttatgtaaatgGGAGCGGCCAACatgacgccacgctaccagaatgcattgcacggttgcttacatagacaatgaatgggaagcgtggaaaggacggaggctgtggacatgtaccactaatctgtcgttttggtctcagtcgactgatttctttagtcgattagtcattttttaggcttcatgctgaataacttatttctacgaaacttatgagcacatctctggtaaacacaggatttaaagtggtgcttttgtgtgattctttgtggagaaaatcAGTTTTACAGACCTGTGGATTCAATCAACTAAtagattagtcaacaaaattgtCGACtatgttagtcaactaagaaatTCTTTgatcgaggacagccctaaaacatatggtgcacctttgcaaaggtagttctcaagttgTGGGTGGAGATACTCAGATAGGGGggtggtatattctaatgagcctgcatgtgacataggaaggggagccataTGTGAATGGCTTGCTGAAAcacgttttctgatctaggcagcccacaaaaaactgactgggttgttttatttcactgcatttcattgtttgtgggtcggtaggcactccagatacccaaatgtatatatacactgagaaatgagtttttcatgatatgtcccctttaaagctccAGCCAACCCTCCACTAGTAAATACAGCAGAAGCACATCAATGAAATTGTTCCTTACTTTATTGTAAAGCCATGACAGACGGAGAGGAAATAAATCACAAGGCCTTGaaatctgtttacaaactcAGAGAGAAAATCCATCGGGCTCTGATCTTGTATCCTCTGATCGAGTTATCGATAGCGTATGAATGCGTGTGCTGCTTTCAAATCCTGCATGTGTGTTAACGTATACCTGCATCTGTACTGTGCATGGACTGTATGTATATCCATACATGCATCTAAGCTTCCCTTGcttttactgtatgtactgtatatgaatgaTGACAAGTGGTAGGTTTTGAGCAAGTGTGCGAGTGAATGATAAGTGTGAAAGTGCATGTGACATTAGCCATGAAAAAATTTACAATATTGTAAAAATGAGTTGGCAAAAGTGATGGCTCGCCAAGATTCCCATGGTGAAGAGTATTGAAGTTTTAATTGTGCCATTTTCTTGGAGCTCTCCAATCCATCACTGCAAACTGTAGTGAAATCAATCACATAGCCAACAGGCCTCTTTACATCACCAGACTGACCGTCTGACCAACAGACTCATAAAGGCCTCGGACGCAGAGCCTCTTACTGTCAACTCTGCCCATCCATTTGTCAGCATTATTCTTTTTTCAATATACTGTGTATTCTCTTTTTACTATCAGTATTCTATTGAGCAGTGTGTATAGGATGATGccttttttgtcttgtttttattttgtgtacCAACACTTCCTTCTATATGTGCCAAAGAATTCCATGTCATATCTTATGTTGTGCTAAAATATGTACTTCTGTGGCACCTTTATAAATTTGATCCAGGTAACAataacataaagaaatatgttCAAGGGCTATTACTGTTAGAAGGAAGCATCCAATGGCTCCAATACTGACAAGCGTGAgatcaaatataaaataaaactgcAATGTTTTGTAGTTGTACTTTTCATTGCTAACATTCCAATGTGACTCATTATACTAGCACCCTGTAGTTGAAATTGGATTAAACgtgaatgaaaaaataaaaagcgaAAGATGAATAACTTTTAAGAATTGTGGTGTTTTCAGCcttgtttcatttaaaaaagagTGAGTGGGAAGAGCGATGGGTTCTTTAACCACAGAAACATGTGTACATGTACTTGCACACACAAGCACCCACATACATACAACTAACACATGCTGAATTTAAATCCCGCACAGCCCATAAGGTCACACAGCTGGTTTGCATAAGCAGTAGTAATGACATCACTTCACACTGTTTTGTCTTTCACAGTTCGGGTGGGGCAGCGAAAACATTCACCAGCTGTCTTTTCTTAACGGCACAGGACATGTTCACGAGCATCATTTCAGTCCAGAGTCTACATACCATCCATCACCATGTtcatatacatattttaaattaattttctgtcaccATCCGCTGCATGTGACAGTCACTCACGCCCTTCTCTCATCAGAAGATCAAGCCCCATGTGAGTTCCTACCCTGGCCTGTCATCCCTCCACACCCTACAAGGAAAATATTTCCTCAAGGCCATTGAGCAGTGCTGTACAACAGTCCTGTTGTCACAATATGCTGCGACCGTAAAGCAATAACAACAAGCACATACCAGACATAAATATATTGGTCATCTACAATCTGAGACTGGCCAACTGCTGCACAGTGCAAATTTAAAAGGTGTAAATCCCAATGGATGTGAACATTGCTGTATACACTTAGACATCTCTGTTATTTGCATCCTatttgaccttgacctttgtgAGGTGAAAGCCAAGATCATCAGCGTCTAGATTAAAGAAAACAGACCCCACCCATGTGAGAATATTGAGTCTCTTTAGTCTGCTCTCAACCTTGAAGGGTTGGTTCAGTCAAATTACACACCAAAATATCCACATTTTCTTACTTATCCCTAaaagagtgctccagggatgatgtgt includes these proteins:
- the cd34 gene encoding uncharacterized protein cd34; its protein translation is MTASMWRMNGLWRRMAGVLVLCALLLSNEVMCQDDPTDAPAPAADDSAVTDAAASAAAPDATAAQAAGATATAAVGGEPAASAAPGDSPLPTTNGNIPIDNIQDGFATGATAAPVVNEVPHIVRTVVPKVMCVGKEDIPESDAVKAAIKTDDCETTKRIILENPAGWCSKENCNLKIFQNGKTALLASDDATLATLAEALESEQLKDKLGVTKTETPSSSGSSVFVGILVTGLLAALAITVGYLKCQRRTDTKGVRLAEEAYPADQENQGNTLVSVAPLNPPPETPEKPSVNGETPEADKTQTPPPPTNGHSTTKTADTEL